In the genome of bacterium, the window ACATGGCTGTATAATCAGCATGTGGGCCATTAGCTCAGTTGGTTAGAGCACCTGCCTTTTAAGCAGGGTGTCCTGGGTTCGAGCCCCAGATGGCCCTCCACTTACTATGACTACCAATGACACATTTTTTCAATCTAAGATTGAGGAGTACCAAGAGAAATTTCGAGAGCATCAAGGCTCACCTCAGTCTTTGAAATGGACAGATCGCGTATCTGCAGAAGCGCGATATGCACAGCTTGTTGCAGACATTGATTTTAATGGGAAAACCATCCTTGATGTAGGTTGCGGGTTTGGTGATATCTCTGAATTCATCTCGAGCAAAGCAGGTAATTATACGTATGTAGGTATCGATATGGTGCCTGAATTTATTGAGGTCGCAAAGCAGCGTTATCCTGAGCATACATTTATCGAAGGGAATTATTTCTTAGAGCCGTTGCCTGATATGCATGATATTGTGATGTGTTGCGGAGCGCTCAATTCAAACATGGATGATCCGATCGGCTTTCGTAAGCAAGCAATTCAGACGATGTGGCAGCATGCCAACGAGGCGGTTGTATTCAATATGGCAGGGCGGCATCCTAGGCCAAATTATTCTGCAAAGAGCTCAATATATTATGCTGATTCGCTTGAGATTCTAGACTTCTGCACTACGCTCACAACAAAGGTAATACTTCGACAACACTACTCCAAAAAAGATTTCACGATCGTTCTTTATAAATAGCGAATTGTATTTAGGTGGGTGGGTCGTCTAATCTGCTATCCTCTCATATCTCTCGTGAAATAAGGCACGCCTTAAGCGGTTTTGCTAGGCGAGGGTTTGGCTCCGTAAGGGTCACGGTCATAGTGCAGGGAGTGGCATGGAAGACGTCAATATTTCCCGATTCGAAGGAGGGGGCATATATCCTACCTATCAAGAAAGACGTGCGCAAGCAGATCGGTGTTGATGTAGGTGATAACGCCGAGTTTCGCCTGATTATTGATGATATTCAATAATAGTACGAACAAATACCGCATCTTTCCGCTATACTAGTAAGCCTATGAGACAAGACTTGGCACTCAAGATTATGCTTGATGGTGAATCGGTGCTCCTTACGGGTGCAGCGGGTTCGGGCAAGACATACGTGCTACAAAAATTCATTAAGCAGGTGCGCAAGCAGGGCAAGAGTGTCGCAGTGACAGCTACTACTGGGTTGGCTGCTACGCACCTCAATGGCAGTACTATTCACTCCTGGAGCGGGATTGGCATTCATCACATTTTGTCGCCGAAGTTTGCCGAGACGCTGTCAAGATCGCGCCGTGACACCATCCAAAAAGCCGATGTACTGATTATCGATGAGATCTCGATGCTGCATGATTATCGACTCGATATGGTTGATGATGTCTGTCGGGCGGTGCGTGAGTCCGCCGAACCTTTTGGCGGTTTGCAGGTTATTCTGTGCGGTGATTTCTTCCAGCTACCACCGATCAATCGATCGGGCGAGCGCGAAGGGAGATTTGTCATCAATGCCTTTGTGTGGGAGGAACTTAATCCTGTGATTTGTTATCTCGATGAGCAGCACCGTCAGAATGAAGGGATGTTTCTCGAGATTCTCAATGCGATGCGCGCAGGAGATGTGCGGCGAAATCACGCCGAGAGTTTGATGGAGCGCCAGTTTGCCGAGCTTGGCTATGGTGTTGATGTGACCGAGCTACATACGGTAAATGTGGATGTCGATCGCATCAATGCTGATAAATTGGCTGAGCTTGAGACGGAATCGCGTACTTTTACTGCTACGCCATCTGGATCGGCGCAGTATTTGGAGACCCTGCGTCGATCATGCTTGGCAAGCGATGAGCTTGAGCTCAAGGTTGGTGCGCTGGTAATGTGTATCCGTAATAGTCAGGATAAGAAGTATGTAAATGGCTCGCTTGGTACGGTAGTGGGGTTTGAGAAGGCAACTCACTGGCCTGAGGTAAAATTGCACTCCGGCAAGACGGTGACGATCGGCCCTGAAACGTGGGAGCTCCGTGATGGCGAGAAGCTGCGTGCATCGCTGGCACAAATACCACTACGTTTGGCGTGGGCGATCACTGTCCACAAGAGTCAGGGGATGACGCTCGATGCCGCACGGATTAATCTCAAGCGAGCATTTGTCGAAGGGATGGGCTATGTCGCGCTGTCACGTGTGCGATCACTTGGAGCATTAAGCCTTACAGGTATCAACAATATGGCACTGCGGGTGAGCCCTGATGCATTACGTATCGATACTGATCTACGTGCGGCGTCCGAGCAGGCGGTTGCTGAGTATAGCTCCTCGGCTGCATCGTAAGCTATTCAGGCCTTATAAAACGCTCATGGTACAATGAGCGTGATATGCAGCGAGTTCATCGCATACCTGGGATGATATTCTGGCCGTGCTCTGTAGCAGTACTTTTTTGTTGGCTGTATCTGGTGGCATGGTTGGTTTTGCATTACTTTGGTGTGGCAGATGTGGGGAATAACCCCTTCGAAGCTATACCTCGACTCTGGCAGAACACAGCTTTTTCTAATTAGTTGTGCTTGCGAGCACAGATTGACAATCTGTAGCATACAGACATGAAGCGAACACATATCCTGGTTGCGGCTGTCTTGGCGTGGCTGAGCGGTATCGTGTTTGCTGCGAACTACATTACTCAGGTGAAAGTATGGCAGGTAACGATTGTAGTGATTTTCGCGGTCGTGGCGTCGAGAATCCTTTCGAATCGGCTCATCGTATGGCCTGTCATTTTGCTCGGGGTGATTCTTGGGATTATGCGAGGACAGATGTACTTTACCGATCAGCGATGGTATGACGTCTCGGATGTGGTGGGCCGGCGTGCGACAGTAACTGGTCGTGTGGCCGACGAGCCAGGATGGAATGATGACCGACTCTATGAATTTTATCTCGCTGATTTACGGGTGGATGGTCGAGCAACCCCGGGTCTACTCAAAATTAAGTCGCAGGTGGGTAATGTGCAGGAAGGTCAGTGGCTCGAAGTGCAGGGCAAGATCGGGAAGGCGCTGGGTCGGGCGCCGGCGCAAATATGGTACGCCAAAGTCGTCGTTATTGATTCGCGTCAACCATATCCCATCCGCCTGAAGCAGACATTATCTCAGGGTCTGGCAGCGGCACTGTCACGTGAGCAGGCTGGACTTGTGCGTGGATTGTTGTTTGGGGGTCGCGCTGGCATTTCAGATTCGCTCGAGAGCGACATGCGGATTGATGGACTGTCGCATATTGTTGCCGTCTCAGGGTATAATCTCACGATTATAGTTGCAGCCTTGATGCTGATCATGAAACGAAAATCACCGATCAGTCTCATCGCATCGCTGGCGGCAATCGGCTTCTATGTTGTTATGACCGGCTTCGCGGCGTCGATTGTACGCGCGGCAATTATGGGTACGGTGATTTTGGTGGCTGCGCATGTGCGCAGACAAGTCTCTCTGTGGTCGGCGCTGGTGGTGACGGTGTGGGTGATGACGGCATATGCGCCAAATTATCTCCTCGGCGATATGAGTTGGCAGCTTTCGGTTTTGGCGCTTGTTGGAGTATTGGCAGTCGTGCCACGCATCGAGAATGCCGTGGGGTGGCGAGCGCTGATTGGCGAATTTTTTATCGTGTCCTGCGCGGCTCACCTGGCAACAGCGCCATTGATCGCATATCGCTTTGGTACGATGTCGTTGATATCTCCCATCACCAACCTTGTGATCCTGCCCTGGATACCACTTTTAATGCTTGGGGGTGTGATTGTGGCGTCGATTGGAGTAATAGCTCCGTTGTCGGCATTTACGCTCTCCTGGCCGCTACGAATGCTGCTCGATGTAGTTCTGCGGCTCATCAAATGGTTTGCACAATGGCCATATGCTCAGCTGACGTTTGGCGAAATCAGTCTCGCAGGAGTGCTACTAAGCTATGTCTGCCTATGCAGCATCTTAGCAATATCGCTCATACACTCTAGAAAAAGAGCCTCAAAAACGGTATAATACACCTGATATGGTCAAGTAATTTGAGTGGTCAACATGGAGATAAATAGGAACGAAACATGAGCGGACACAGTAAGTGGCACAGTATTAAGCACAAAAAAGGTGCAGCTGACGCGAAGCGTGGCAAAATATTTACGAAGCTTGGCAACGAGATAGCGCTGGCGGCACGAGATGGCGCTGATCCAGAAATGAACTTCCGGTTGCGTTTGGCTGTAACGAAGGCCAAGCAGGCTAACATGCCAGCTGCAAACATAGAGCGCTCTATTGCGCGCGGTGCAGGCACAGCTGGTGGAGCAGCTTTAGAAGAGCTGACGTATGAAGGCTATGGTCCCGCTGGTATTGCTGTCATGGTGCAGGCTTTGACAGATAATCGCAATCGCACAGCCGCAGATGTGAAGGCTGCCTTCTCGAAGCATGGTGGGTCGCTAGGCGGGCAGGGCAGCGTTGCATATATGTTCGAGTCAAAAGGCGTGATTTATTGCAAAGAATCTGCTGACAAGGACGAGCTGAGCCTGGTTGCAATCGAAGCCGGCGCTTCGGACATTGATGATTCAGGCGATCAGCTGGTCGTCTATACGGCTCCTCAAAGCTTGGAGGCCGTGAAGACCGCAGTTGGCGAACATAATGTAGAGTCAGCTGATGTCGAGCAGATTGCCAGTCAGACGGTTGCAGTTGATGATGAACAAAAAGCTCGCACAATCATGCGTCTGATGGATGCTCTGGAAGAACTCGATGATGTGGCAAATGTAACGGCCAACTTTGATATCCCAGAAGAAGTTCTGGAGCGCGTTAGCGCTTAATTGACTCTGCTCATACAGTGCTTATGCTTGAAGTTTGACTTAAAAATCGGGATAACCAGGACGTCCTATCCGCACCTCCTACCCCGAAGGTAGTCCATGGATGTTCTGCCTACCCTGATTGTCCCCCAAGAACCACTCCACGAGCAGCGTGGCTGGGTCGAAATGACCTATCGACGACACAAGCGTAGACTCAAGCATCTGTCGGTTACCAGATACCGCATCGACTGTTGTGTGTAGCGGGCGAACGCATTGATCCTGGATCGGTGTGTCTCTACATCGGTAGTAGAGAGATTTTCTGTATCAATCAGGATTTTGTT includes:
- a CDS encoding ComEC/Rec2 family competence protein, encoding MKRTHILVAAVLAWLSGIVFAANYITQVKVWQVTIVVIFAVVASRILSNRLIVWPVILLGVILGIMRGQMYFTDQRWYDVSDVVGRRATVTGRVADEPGWNDDRLYEFYLADLRVDGRATPGLLKIKSQVGNVQEGQWLEVQGKIGKALGRAPAQIWYAKVVVIDSRQPYPIRLKQTLSQGLAAALSREQAGLVRGLLFGGRAGISDSLESDMRIDGLSHIVAVSGYNLTIIVAALMLIMKRKSPISLIASLAAIGFYVVMTGFAASIVRAAIMGTVILVAAHVRRQVSLWSALVVTVWVMTAYAPNYLLGDMSWQLSVLALVGVLAVVPRIENAVGWRALIGEFFIVSCAAHLATAPLIAYRFGTMSLISPITNLVILPWIPLLMLGGVIVASIGVIAPLSAFTLSWPLRMLLDVVLRLIKWFAQWPYAQLTFGEISLAGVLLSYVCLCSILAISLIHSRKRASKTV
- a CDS encoding YebC/PmpR family DNA-binding transcriptional regulator, whose amino-acid sequence is MSGHSKWHSIKHKKGAADAKRGKIFTKLGNEIALAARDGADPEMNFRLRLAVTKAKQANMPAANIERSIARGAGTAGGAALEELTYEGYGPAGIAVMVQALTDNRNRTAADVKAAFSKHGGSLGGQGSVAYMFESKGVIYCKESADKDELSLVAIEAGASDIDDSGDQLVVYTAPQSLEAVKTAVGEHNVESADVEQIASQTVAVDDEQKARTIMRLMDALEELDDVANVTANFDIPEEVLERVSA
- a CDS encoding DUF1905 domain-containing protein, coding for MGGSSNLLSSHISREIRHALSGFARRGFGSVRVTVIVQGVAWKTSIFPDSKEGAYILPIKKDVRKQIGVDVGDNAEFRLIIDDIQ
- a CDS encoding class I SAM-dependent methyltransferase gives rise to the protein MTTNDTFFQSKIEEYQEKFREHQGSPQSLKWTDRVSAEARYAQLVADIDFNGKTILDVGCGFGDISEFISSKAGNYTYVGIDMVPEFIEVAKQRYPEHTFIEGNYFLEPLPDMHDIVMCCGALNSNMDDPIGFRKQAIQTMWQHANEAVVFNMAGRHPRPNYSAKSSIYYADSLEILDFCTTLTTKVILRQHYSKKDFTIVLYK
- a CDS encoding AAA family ATPase, producing MRQDLALKIMLDGESVLLTGAAGSGKTYVLQKFIKQVRKQGKSVAVTATTGLAATHLNGSTIHSWSGIGIHHILSPKFAETLSRSRRDTIQKADVLIIDEISMLHDYRLDMVDDVCRAVRESAEPFGGLQVILCGDFFQLPPINRSGEREGRFVINAFVWEELNPVICYLDEQHRQNEGMFLEILNAMRAGDVRRNHAESLMERQFAELGYGVDVTELHTVNVDVDRINADKLAELETESRTFTATPSGSAQYLETLRRSCLASDELELKVGALVMCIRNSQDKKYVNGSLGTVVGFEKATHWPEVKLHSGKTVTIGPETWELRDGEKLRASLAQIPLRLAWAITVHKSQGMTLDAARINLKRAFVEGMGYVALSRVRSLGALSLTGINNMALRVSPDALRIDTDLRAASEQAVAEYSSSAAS